One segment of Comamonas thiooxydans DNA contains the following:
- a CDS encoding aldehyde dehydrogenase (NADP(+)), translating to MQITGEMLIGASSVRGTEGQQQAFDPRMDQFIATPTFGMGGQAEVDRAAQLAAQAFDPYRQLSLARRAEFLEQIADNIMALGDALIERAMAESGLPLVRLQGERGRTVGQLRLFAKVVRDGRFMSPAIDQAQPERTPLPRADLRLAKMALGPVAVFGASNFPLAFSVAGGDTASALAAGAPVVVKAHSAHLGTSEMVGRAIQKAVRDLGLPEGVFSLLMGAGRKLGEALVAHPAIKAVGFTGSRQGGLALMRIANARPEPIPVYAEMSSINPVFLMPAALAARAESIGRGFADSLTMGAGQFCTNPGMVVVIGDRNVQRFIDAASQALATKPAQTMLTPGIHQAFGAGVAKVGGVEGVEKVAQGQPADGLHNAAQAALYVTDVQRLLSSPVLQEELFGPASIVIRAKNFDEVLQLAEQLEGQLTVTLQIDPADYADAQRLIPVLERKAGRILANGFPTGVEVCHAMVHGGPFPSTSNAMFTSVGASAIDRFLRPVCYQDLPDVLLPAAVQQANPQGLARVINGDLEVR from the coding sequence ATGCAAATTACTGGCGAAATGCTTATAGGCGCTAGTTCGGTGCGCGGCACAGAAGGACAGCAGCAAGCGTTCGATCCCCGCATGGATCAATTCATCGCAACGCCAACGTTCGGTATGGGAGGGCAGGCCGAAGTGGACCGGGCAGCCCAGTTGGCGGCGCAGGCATTTGATCCCTACCGTCAGCTGTCGCTTGCCAGGCGTGCAGAATTTCTGGAGCAGATTGCCGACAACATCATGGCTTTGGGCGATGCCCTGATCGAGCGCGCCATGGCCGAAAGCGGCCTGCCGCTGGTGCGCCTGCAAGGCGAGCGTGGGCGCACGGTTGGACAGCTGCGGCTGTTTGCCAAGGTGGTGCGCGATGGCCGTTTTATGAGCCCAGCCATCGACCAGGCACAGCCCGAGCGCACACCGCTGCCACGAGCCGACCTGCGTCTGGCCAAGATGGCACTGGGCCCGGTGGCGGTGTTCGGTGCGAGCAATTTTCCGCTGGCGTTCTCGGTGGCAGGGGGCGATACAGCGTCGGCCTTGGCCGCCGGTGCCCCTGTGGTTGTCAAGGCCCACAGCGCCCATCTAGGCACTTCCGAAATGGTGGGTCGAGCGATTCAAAAAGCGGTCAGAGATCTGGGTTTGCCCGAAGGGGTGTTTTCCCTGCTGATGGGCGCCGGGCGCAAGCTGGGTGAAGCATTGGTAGCACATCCTGCCATCAAGGCCGTTGGTTTTACCGGATCGCGCCAGGGAGGGCTTGCGTTGATGCGCATCGCCAACGCACGCCCGGAGCCCATTCCCGTCTACGCGGAGATGAGCAGCATCAACCCGGTGTTTCTGATGCCGGCCGCCCTGGCCGCGCGTGCAGAGTCGATAGGGCGCGGTTTTGCCGATTCGCTGACGATGGGGGCGGGGCAGTTCTGCACCAATCCCGGGATGGTAGTGGTCATTGGCGACCGCAATGTGCAGCGCTTCATCGATGCCGCAAGCCAGGCGCTTGCCACCAAGCCGGCCCAGACTATGCTGACGCCTGGCATTCACCAGGCCTTTGGTGCCGGCGTTGCCAAGGTCGGTGGCGTGGAAGGTGTGGAGAAGGTTGCACAAGGGCAGCCTGCGGATGGACTGCACAATGCTGCGCAGGCCGCGCTGTATGTGACGGATGTGCAGCGCCTGTTGTCATCGCCTGTGCTGCAGGAGGAGCTGTTTGGCCCGGCCTCTATTGTCATTCGGGCCAAGAATTTCGATGAGGTTCTCCAACTGGCTGAGCAACTGGAGGGCCAGCTGACAGTGACGCTGCAGATCGATCCCGCAGACTATGCCGACGCGCAGCGCCTCATCCCCGTGCTGGAGCGCAAGGCGGGACGCATCTTGGCCAATGGTTTTCCGACCGGAGTCGAGGTATGCCACGCCATGGTGCATGGAGGTCCTTTCCCATCCACGTCCAACGCCATGTTCACTTCTGTGGGCGCCAGCGCAATTGACCGCTTTCTGCGCCCGGTGTGCTATCAGGATTTGCCGGATGTGCTGCTCCCAGCGGCAGTACAGCAAGCGAACCCACAGGGACTTGCCCGAGTGATCAATGGCGATCTAGAGGTGCGTTGA
- a CDS encoding GntR family transcriptional regulator translates to MMPTSKKSPAARVKAAATKTKTLPTVKRRAADLAYDAIETMLSTMQLEPGSPIVEAELAERTGMGRTPVREALLRMISIDLIVQQPRRGLLVSNIDLAEHLDVIQTRRVLENLLAACAARRASVQQRKDILQCAKQMVAAAKRGNLEEYMHEDHALDAIIHTASRNRSAVKSVTPLIVQCRRFWYAYQHEGDILEGALAHLELAQGISTGDEAAAITGANRLMDYLEAFARRIIES, encoded by the coding sequence TTGATGCCAACTTCCAAGAAATCTCCAGCTGCACGCGTAAAAGCCGCTGCAACAAAAACCAAGACTTTGCCTACGGTGAAGCGCCGTGCTGCAGACCTTGCCTACGACGCCATTGAAACCATGCTGTCGACCATGCAACTTGAGCCTGGAAGTCCCATCGTAGAGGCGGAGTTGGCAGAGCGCACTGGCATGGGCCGGACACCTGTGCGCGAGGCATTGCTGCGCATGATCTCCATCGACTTGATCGTCCAGCAGCCGCGCCGCGGACTACTGGTTTCCAACATCGATCTGGCAGAGCACCTAGACGTCATCCAGACACGCAGGGTTCTGGAGAATCTGTTGGCGGCTTGCGCTGCCCGGCGAGCCTCGGTGCAGCAGCGCAAAGATATCCTCCAATGCGCCAAGCAGATGGTCGCTGCAGCCAAGCGCGGCAACTTGGAAGAGTACATGCATGAAGATCATGCGCTCGATGCCATCATCCATACTGCCAGCCGCAACCGTTCAGCAGTCAAAAGCGTCACGCCCCTGATCGTGCAGTGCAGACGTTTTTGGTATGCCTACCAGCATGAAGGCGATATCCTTGAGGGCGCACTTGCTCATCTTGAGCTGGCTCAGGGTATCTCTACCGGGGATGAAGCGGCCGCCATTACCGGTGCCAACCGCCTGATGGACTATCTGGAAGCTTTTGCCAGACGCATTATCGAAAGCTAA
- a CDS encoding TRAP transporter substrate-binding protein, with the protein MTLNRRHFLQTTAVAAAPLAFVTPSRAAAAKELRLGVITPAGHSWNRAAVQFGEALAKETNGRLKVTVFHSGQLGSESAMMQQLQSGALDMGWIQAAELGTRVPSVASINAPYLVRSTAAVAKLVKTPAALKLLDVLPRETGCIGLGWGITGMRVVFSNKEIRTPNDLKGMKLRINPTPVYRDFYQYFGAAPTPIPTPAVFDAMTNGQVDGLEADIELSWSQRFDKVSKLMMPMNALFMPVAPLFSGRIWATLDGKDRDLIRQLTSQALDGQINDIVTTEVGLLEKLKKESIAIRDINAFDNKPAIDAFDKIWLPKAPQIAELRAAGAKL; encoded by the coding sequence ATGACACTCAATCGACGCCACTTTCTTCAGACCACGGCTGTTGCAGCTGCTCCACTGGCCTTTGTGACGCCTTCGCGTGCAGCTGCGGCCAAGGAACTGCGCTTAGGCGTCATCACGCCTGCAGGGCATTCGTGGAACCGCGCGGCGGTGCAGTTTGGAGAAGCCTTGGCGAAAGAAACCAATGGCAGGCTCAAGGTGACCGTCTTTCATTCGGGTCAATTGGGTAGTGAGTCGGCCATGATGCAGCAGCTGCAGTCGGGGGCGCTGGACATGGGGTGGATTCAGGCTGCAGAGCTGGGAACGCGTGTTCCGAGCGTAGCCTCGATCAATGCGCCATATCTTGTCCGATCCACTGCTGCTGTCGCGAAGCTGGTCAAGACGCCTGCAGCCTTGAAATTGCTGGATGTGCTGCCGCGCGAAACCGGCTGCATCGGTTTGGGCTGGGGCATCACCGGCATGCGTGTGGTGTTCTCGAACAAGGAGATCAGGACGCCCAATGACCTCAAGGGTATGAAGCTGCGTATTAATCCGACGCCGGTTTACCGTGACTTCTACCAGTATTTCGGGGCAGCGCCGACTCCCATTCCTACACCTGCGGTGTTCGATGCCATGACCAATGGGCAAGTGGACGGACTCGAGGCGGATATAGAGCTCTCTTGGAGCCAGCGCTTTGACAAGGTGTCGAAACTGATGATGCCCATGAACGCGCTGTTCATGCCTGTGGCACCACTGTTCTCGGGTCGTATCTGGGCTACGCTGGATGGGAAGGACCGTGACCTGATTCGCCAATTGACCAGCCAAGCCTTGGACGGCCAGATCAACGATATCGTGACGACAGAGGTTGGCCTGCTGGAGAAACTCAAGAAGGAGTCGATTGCCATTCGCGATATCAATGCTTTTGACAATAAGCCTGCGATTGATGCCTTCGACAAGATCTGGCTGCCCAAAGCGCCTCAGATTGCAGAACTGCGCGCGGCGGGAGCCAAGCTCTGA
- a CDS encoding Ldh family oxidoreductase — protein MELMPDLDLNHPGQSAQTTASKPGHTALTLDEVHNLAYRVFTHLGLSAEHAQAIARVITAGERDECHSHGMYRVLSCARTLQHGAVVRDALPIISDRGPGVVAVDAQRGFSQLAFEVGSKVLLEKVRKTGIAALAINNCYHFSALWPEIEALVEHGVAALAMTPSHSWVAPAGGSRPVFGTNPIAFGWPRIGAHPYIFDFATSAVARGEIELYQRSGRALPEGWGVDAEGSPSTDATTVLRQGAMLTFGGYKGSALSTMIELLAGPLIGDMTSAESLHIDDGAGATPCHGEIVIAFDPQFFSPGNFIDERQRAEKLFESITGQGARLPSQRRFAARSRSLANGYVQIPEPLLRDIQQLLN, from the coding sequence ATGGAACTCATGCCAGACCTCGACCTGAACCACCCTGGTCAAAGTGCTCAAACAACCGCGTCGAAACCAGGTCACACTGCGCTGACGCTGGATGAGGTGCACAACCTGGCCTATCGCGTATTTACCCACCTCGGCCTATCTGCCGAACATGCGCAAGCCATTGCGCGCGTGATCACAGCGGGAGAGCGCGACGAGTGCCATTCGCATGGCATGTACCGGGTTCTATCGTGCGCTCGCACGCTCCAGCATGGCGCTGTCGTGCGCGATGCCCTACCCATCATCAGCGACCGCGGACCTGGCGTCGTCGCCGTCGATGCACAGCGCGGCTTCTCACAACTCGCTTTCGAGGTGGGCAGCAAAGTACTGCTCGAGAAAGTCCGGAAAACCGGGATCGCAGCCTTGGCCATCAACAACTGCTATCACTTCTCAGCCCTGTGGCCCGAAATCGAGGCCTTGGTCGAGCATGGCGTTGCGGCCCTAGCCATGACTCCCAGCCATTCCTGGGTGGCCCCTGCGGGCGGAAGCCGACCTGTTTTCGGAACCAACCCGATCGCCTTTGGTTGGCCCAGGATTGGTGCTCATCCCTACATTTTTGACTTTGCGACCAGCGCAGTGGCCCGCGGTGAAATTGAGCTCTACCAAAGAAGCGGTCGCGCACTGCCCGAAGGCTGGGGGGTCGACGCCGAAGGCTCCCCAAGCACCGATGCCACAACCGTCCTCCGACAAGGCGCCATGCTGACTTTTGGCGGCTACAAAGGCTCGGCCCTGTCGACCATGATCGAGCTGCTGGCTGGGCCATTGATTGGCGACATGACCAGTGCTGAATCACTGCACATCGACGACGGTGCCGGTGCAACCCCTTGTCATGGCGAAATCGTTATCGCATTTGATCCCCAATTTTTCAGCCCGGGCAATTTTATCGACGAGCGTCAACGTGCTGAAAAGCTGTTCGAGAGTATTACCGGCCAAGGGGCGCGCCTGCCTTCCCAACGCCGCTTTGCCGCAAGAAGCCGCAGTCTAGCCAATGGATATGTGCAGATCCCCGAGCCCTTGCTGCGTGACATCCAGCAGCTGTTGAACTAG